A region from the Bactrocera dorsalis isolate Fly_Bdor chromosome 1, ASM2337382v1, whole genome shotgun sequence genome encodes:
- the LOC125777891 gene encoding uncharacterized protein LOC125777891 — protein sequence MDAGMPAAPTPITRSAVKVPRQVAAPVAAPRTTTPTAPRNGRVALPPTPALVVDPQRRRCPLCRRPHRLPQCVFFKGLPPPQRQLVVQAHGHCLNCLTPVHQTHECTSGNLCQICMRPHHTILHRLTRNDTRQQPSGRNRGAIRRPPVSRDTRPRRTSGPSSSRVRRPHNGASTRRQQPRPRPRRASGLSSVVATLQQLQSNLG from the coding sequence ATGGATGCAGGCATGCCAGCAGCCCCGACACCAATCACTCGTTCGGCTGTCAAAGTGCCACGCCAAGTGGCTGCCCCAGTTGCAGCGCCCCGAACAACCACCCCAACGGCACCTCGGAATGGAAGGGTAGCATTGCCGCCAACACCCGCGCTTGTCGTCGACCCACAACGCCGTAGATGTCCTCTATGTCGTCGACCCCACCGGCTGCCACAATGCGTCTTCTTTAAGGGATTGCCACCTCCACAACGCCAGTTGGTCGTGCAGGCGCACGGCCATTGTCTGAATTGCCTGACTCCTGTCCACCAAACGCACGAGTGTACGTCGggcaatctgtgccaaatttgtaTGCGGCCGCATCACACCATTTTGCACCGACTCACTCGGAATGACACCCGTCAACAACCTTCCGGCCGCAACCGCGGCGCAATACGACGACCTCCAGTAAGCCGGGATACGCGGCCCCGTCGAACAAGTGGGCCATCATCATCCCGTGTCCGACGGCCACACAATGGGGCATCAACACGACGCCAGCAACCACGACCGCGTCCACGCCGCGCCTCAGGCCTTAGCAGCGTCGTAGCCACACTCCAGCAGCTTCAAAGCAAtctaggctga